Proteins from a genomic interval of Neodiprion lecontei isolate iyNeoLeco1 chromosome 2, iyNeoLeco1.1, whole genome shotgun sequence:
- the LOC107216547 gene encoding solute carrier family 66 member 2 isoform X2, with the protein MGDIFEGYEELSITKLASYVASGAMIFGGVVPYIPQYREIKRKEDSEGFSLYVCLALLIANTLRILFWFGKHFETPLLLQSILMNITMLVMIKLCISVKNKNQIIKAKERVFTDFQSYLDFILLFGAVGAVITYLFVDVLIFVEMVGLLAVLTEAMLGVPQLLHNFRNQSTDGMSITMVAMWTMGDTFKTCYFIAREAPVQFGICGALQVMVKEFDYNNDGLNDALKFELCFFAKIPINSVRLLLFFNYELRERNKLAMETMAALQYTIPTNVQRISIVGDLRLDQKILLHNQGIHDIYNYSTDINDFTLFELLTENARRKFAIQIANDKLTWERGFSVEKETVVQTEIFYSEEMIHYRPGLWEELKWTWIQYFAIFFLFASIGKYIIKIIFVKGYVRSYVIPPWKEK; encoded by the exons ATGGGTGACATTTTTGAAGGCTATGAAGAATTAAGCATCACAAAGCTGGCTAGCTACGTTGCTTCTGGAGCGATGATATTTGGTGGTGTTGTGCCATACATTCCTCAGTATCGAGAGATTAAACGTAAAGAGGATTCTGAAGGGTTTTCACTCTATGTATGTCTCGCGTTGCTTATTGCCAATACTTTACGCATCTTATTCTG GTTTGGAAAGCATTTCGAAACTCCTCTTTTACTTCAAAGCATACTGATGAATATAACCATGTTAGTCATGATAAAACTATGCATTAGCGTAAAGAACAAAAACCAGATCATCAAAGCAAAGGAGAGAGTCTTCACAG ACTTTCAATCCTACCTGGATTTTATACTGCTATTTGGAGCAGTGGGTGCTGTGATCACGTATCTTTTTGTGGATGTGTTAATATTTGTTGAGATGGTTGGACTGCTCGCAGTTCTAACAGAAGCAATGCTTGGTGTTCCTCAATTGCTTCACAACTTCCGTAATCAGTCAACGGATGGAATGAG TATTACAATGGTGGCCATGTGGACCATGGGCGACACGTTCAAAACATGCTACTTCATTGCGCGCGAAGCTCCTGTGCAATTTGGAATATGTGGAGCTCTTCAAGTGATG GTAAAGGAATTTGACTACAATAACGATGGGCTAAACGATGctttgaaattcgaattgtGTTTCTTTGCAAAAATCCCGATAAATTCCGTCAGGCTTTTACTATTCTTCAACTACGAGTTGAGG GAGAGAAATAAACTGGCAATGGAAACAATGGCTGCTCTTCAATACACAATACCTACAAATGTTCAGAGAATCTCGATCGTTGGTGATTTGCGATTGGATCAGAAAATTCTATTGCACAATCAGGGCATCCAtgatatttacaattattctaCAGATATAAATGATTTTACACTGTTCGAATTGCTCACAGAAAATGCAAGAAGGAAAT TCGCGATTCAAATTGCAAATGACAAATTGACGTGGGAGAGAGGATTTTCCgtcgaaaaagaaactgtCGTACAAacggaaatattttattccgaGGAAATGATTCACTATCGGCCTGGACTATGGGaagaattgaagtggacatgGATTCAATacttcgcaatttttttcctctttgcTTCCATaggaaaatatataattaagaTTATATTCGTTAAGGGGTATGTTCGTAGTTATGTTATTCCACCATGGAAAGAGAAGTGA
- the LOC107216546 gene encoding putative leucine-rich repeat-containing protein DDB_G0290503 isoform X1 → MDNSLIVTNLHSAYFAVLSTIQEQLQNRRKEYETISTKMENLVKSKNCLEEKYKNLKRLWQEASEELQELKSFLTKRENEIKGYQTDISNCKANMKEKNCAMKDLTSKLASKDARMKEMEEMHSRKIKDLEDLLKKSENIEKQLRNKILVSTERDKDMRKQLQKYKIDLEIFEEELKSERKSNGDVEQLRSENESLKQELGDHTRETEAVVNELQILKEKEIHLQQELKENERTEELKNLNERLRKDFEILQLDKKSTEFKLKRCAETIARLHDEVNLKNKEMKALSDQVKDFEETKTENSRYMEQLEKQLQLSEEQTEECLGELNVSKELLAVLRDRVSSLKLILQEKSDDMVKLQADHQILKNANSILKAEQGIFENKASEDINDLKKRLKGVQTQLSLMENNYRKVTQDFNKSQELLVEATKREVDLQRTLTSMENNLLSKLSLAEQEENRLSDIVDKLSEELEDAHNELLTKSSQLCQAQCHSKCYANQLESVQKECQKHKDDSNALRITVNKLEAKLNELMCCNDTENTHLRTQIDNHTSCIRSLQEKLLKMEEVKCCLSKQLQQSLEENCDLSTKKSVLEQKNFKCVSELQDMHRSLLELRQEYQVKAKSLVSMSAELSQVAVSRSELCTESQHVVSCIRAWMDEQKNLVETLASKLNVKQQQVMQLAFEKKALLATVRELRRANCALTQRIKRLHKPSVCSRGTKSVYNGYRTSQTFVSNFPNGRTDPSNSNHSRIGKKSCLGPIRNARRTSVCGNSWWFPKMEHLTQELRRNNQWWSKNAINKAESDPGLDESRDCGYQSSTSK, encoded by the exons ATGGACAATTCTTTAATTGTCACTAATTTACACTCTGCATATTTTGCCGTATTGAGTACAATACAG GAACAGCTACAGAATCGCCGCAAAGAATACGAAACCATCTCAACTAAG ATGGAAAATCTTGTGAAGTCGAAGAACTGTTTAGaagagaaatataaaaatctgaaaagaTTATGGCAAGAAGCAAGCGAAGAGTTGCAAGAACTGAA gtCGTTTTTAacgaagagagaaaacgagaTAAAAGGTTATCAAACGGATATTAGTAATTGTAAAGCAAACATGAAGGAGAAGAATTGTGCGATGAAAGATTTGACCAGCAAACTGGCTTCAAAGGATGCcagaatgaaagaaatggaAGAGATGCACAGCAGGAAGATAAAAGACTTGGaagatttattgaaaaagtCCGAAAACATTGAGAAGCAATTACGAAACAAAATATTGGTTTCAACTGAGAGAGATAAAGACATGAGAAAGCAGCTACAGAAGTATAAAATAGACTTGGAAATATTTGAAGAGGAATTGAAGTCCGAGAGAAAATCTAACGGTGATGTCGAGCAATTGCGGAGCGAAAATGAATCTTTGAAGCAGGAATTAGGCGATCATACAAGAGAAACTGAAGCTGTAGTGAACGAGCTGCAAATActgaaggaaaaagaaattcatttgCAACAAGAATTGAAGGAAAATGAG AGGAccgaagaattgaaaaacttgaacGAACGTCTGAGGAAGGATTTTGAGATTCTACAACTAGATAAAAAAAGTACTGAGTTTAAGCTCAAAAGATGCGCAGAAACAATTGCTCGCTTACACGATGAAGTCAATCTGAAGAACAAAGAA ATGAAAGCGCTATCTGATCAGGTCAAGGATTTTGAGGAAACTAAAACAGAGAATTCTCGTTACATGGAACAGTTGGAGAAACAATTACAACTGAGTGAAGAGCAGACCGAAGAGTGTCTTGGCGAATTGAATGTTTCCAAGGAATTATTAGCCGTACTTCGCGACAGAGTTTCTTCACTAAAACTGATACTGCAAGAAAAATCAGATGACATGGTGAAGCTACAAGCCGACCATCAAATTCTCAAG AATGCTAACTCTATACTGAAAGCGGAACAAGGTATATTCGAAAACAAAGCAAGTGAGGACatcaacgatttgaaaaaaaga tTGAAAGGTGTTCAGACGCAGTTATCTCTAATGGAGAATAATTATCGCAAAGTAACCCAAGATTTCAACAAGAGTCAAGAGCTTTTGGTCGAGGCAACGAAGAGAGAGGTTGATTTACAACGCACACTTACATCGATG GAAAACAATTTGCtgtcaaaattatcattagCAGAGCAGGAGGAAAATCGTCTGTCAGATATCGTTGACAAACTCAGCGAGGAACTGGAGGATGCCCACAACGAGCTTTTGACCAAAAGTTCTCAACTTTGTCAGGCTCAATGCCACAGTAAATGTTACGCCAATCAGCTGGAATCTGTCCAAAAAGAA tgtcaaaaacacaaagacGACAGCAACGCTCTGCGAATTACAGTTAATAAACTAGAAGCGAAACTGAACGAGCTGATGTGTTGTAACGATACTGAAAATACGCATTTGAGGACGCAAATTGACAATCACACAAGCTGT ATCCGCTCTCTccaagaaaaattattgaaaatggaaGAAGTTAAATGCTGCTTATCCAAACAGTTGCAACAATCTTTGGAAGAAAATTGCGATCTTTCTACTAAGAAAAGCGTacttgaacaaaaaaatttcaaatgtgtATCGGAG CTCCAAGATATGCATAGATCATTGCTTGAATTACGACAAGAGTATCAGGTGAAGGCAAAATCACTTGTCAGCATGTCAGCCGAATTGAGTCAAGTTGCAGTGAGTCGGTCAGAGTTGTGCACCGAGTCGCAACATGTGGTGTCATGTATTCGCGCCTGGATGGATGAGCAGAAGAATTTGGTTGAGACATTGGCATCTAAGCTCAATGTTAAACAACAGCAAGTGATGCAGCttgcatttgaaaaaaa AGCACTTCTGGCAACAGTCAGAGAACTGCGACGAGCTAATTGCGCACTGACACAGAGAATAAAGCGTCTCCACAAGCCTTCTGTGTGCAGCAGAGGAACGAAGAGTGTGTATAATGGATACAGAACATCCCAAactttcgtttcaaattttcccaaCGGTCGAACCGATCCATCAAACTCCAACCATTCGCGTATAGGAAAA AAATCTTGTCTTGGTCCAATAAGAAATGCTCGTCGTACTTCAGTGTGCGGTAATTCTTGGTGGTTTCCAAAAATGGAACATTTGACTCAAGAGTTGAGAAGGAACAACCAGTGGTGGAGTAAAAATGCAATCAACAAGGCTGAGAGCGATCCTGGGCTGGACGAAAGTCGCGACTGTGGTTATCAGTCGTCGACGAGTAAGTGA
- the LOC107216546 gene encoding putative leucine-rich repeat-containing protein DDB_G0290503 isoform X2 codes for MDNSLIVTNLHSAYFAVLSTIQEQLQNRRKEYETISTKMENLVKSKNCLEEKYKNLKRLWQEASEELQELKSFLTKRENEIKGYQTDISNCKANMKEKNCAMKDLTSKLASKDARMKEMEEMHSRKIKDLEDLLKKSENIEKQLRNKILVSTERDKDMRKQLQKYKIDLEIFEEELKSERKSNGDVEQLRSENESLKQELGDHTRETEAVVNELQILKEKEIHLQQELKENERTEELKNLNERLRKDFEILQLDKKSTEFKLKRCAETIARLHDEVNLKNKELEKQLQLSEEQTEECLGELNVSKELLAVLRDRVSSLKLILQEKSDDMVKLQADHQILKNANSILKAEQGIFENKASEDINDLKKRLKGVQTQLSLMENNYRKVTQDFNKSQELLVEATKREVDLQRTLTSMENNLLSKLSLAEQEENRLSDIVDKLSEELEDAHNELLTKSSQLCQAQCHSKCYANQLESVQKECQKHKDDSNALRITVNKLEAKLNELMCCNDTENTHLRTQIDNHTSCIRSLQEKLLKMEEVKCCLSKQLQQSLEENCDLSTKKSVLEQKNFKCVSELQDMHRSLLELRQEYQVKAKSLVSMSAELSQVAVSRSELCTESQHVVSCIRAWMDEQKNLVETLASKLNVKQQQVMQLAFEKKALLATVRELRRANCALTQRIKRLHKPSVCSRGTKSVYNGYRTSQTFVSNFPNGRTDPSNSNHSRIGKKSCLGPIRNARRTSVCGNSWWFPKMEHLTQELRRNNQWWSKNAINKAESDPGLDESRDCGYQSSTSK; via the exons ATGGACAATTCTTTAATTGTCACTAATTTACACTCTGCATATTTTGCCGTATTGAGTACAATACAG GAACAGCTACAGAATCGCCGCAAAGAATACGAAACCATCTCAACTAAG ATGGAAAATCTTGTGAAGTCGAAGAACTGTTTAGaagagaaatataaaaatctgaaaagaTTATGGCAAGAAGCAAGCGAAGAGTTGCAAGAACTGAA gtCGTTTTTAacgaagagagaaaacgagaTAAAAGGTTATCAAACGGATATTAGTAATTGTAAAGCAAACATGAAGGAGAAGAATTGTGCGATGAAAGATTTGACCAGCAAACTGGCTTCAAAGGATGCcagaatgaaagaaatggaAGAGATGCACAGCAGGAAGATAAAAGACTTGGaagatttattgaaaaagtCCGAAAACATTGAGAAGCAATTACGAAACAAAATATTGGTTTCAACTGAGAGAGATAAAGACATGAGAAAGCAGCTACAGAAGTATAAAATAGACTTGGAAATATTTGAAGAGGAATTGAAGTCCGAGAGAAAATCTAACGGTGATGTCGAGCAATTGCGGAGCGAAAATGAATCTTTGAAGCAGGAATTAGGCGATCATACAAGAGAAACTGAAGCTGTAGTGAACGAGCTGCAAATActgaaggaaaaagaaattcatttgCAACAAGAATTGAAGGAAAATGAG AGGAccgaagaattgaaaaacttgaacGAACGTCTGAGGAAGGATTTTGAGATTCTACAACTAGATAAAAAAAGTACTGAGTTTAAGCTCAAAAGATGCGCAGAAACAATTGCTCGCTTACACGATGAAGTCAATCTGAAGAACAAAGAA TTGGAGAAACAATTACAACTGAGTGAAGAGCAGACCGAAGAGTGTCTTGGCGAATTGAATGTTTCCAAGGAATTATTAGCCGTACTTCGCGACAGAGTTTCTTCACTAAAACTGATACTGCAAGAAAAATCAGATGACATGGTGAAGCTACAAGCCGACCATCAAATTCTCAAG AATGCTAACTCTATACTGAAAGCGGAACAAGGTATATTCGAAAACAAAGCAAGTGAGGACatcaacgatttgaaaaaaaga tTGAAAGGTGTTCAGACGCAGTTATCTCTAATGGAGAATAATTATCGCAAAGTAACCCAAGATTTCAACAAGAGTCAAGAGCTTTTGGTCGAGGCAACGAAGAGAGAGGTTGATTTACAACGCACACTTACATCGATG GAAAACAATTTGCtgtcaaaattatcattagCAGAGCAGGAGGAAAATCGTCTGTCAGATATCGTTGACAAACTCAGCGAGGAACTGGAGGATGCCCACAACGAGCTTTTGACCAAAAGTTCTCAACTTTGTCAGGCTCAATGCCACAGTAAATGTTACGCCAATCAGCTGGAATCTGTCCAAAAAGAA tgtcaaaaacacaaagacGACAGCAACGCTCTGCGAATTACAGTTAATAAACTAGAAGCGAAACTGAACGAGCTGATGTGTTGTAACGATACTGAAAATACGCATTTGAGGACGCAAATTGACAATCACACAAGCTGT ATCCGCTCTCTccaagaaaaattattgaaaatggaaGAAGTTAAATGCTGCTTATCCAAACAGTTGCAACAATCTTTGGAAGAAAATTGCGATCTTTCTACTAAGAAAAGCGTacttgaacaaaaaaatttcaaatgtgtATCGGAG CTCCAAGATATGCATAGATCATTGCTTGAATTACGACAAGAGTATCAGGTGAAGGCAAAATCACTTGTCAGCATGTCAGCCGAATTGAGTCAAGTTGCAGTGAGTCGGTCAGAGTTGTGCACCGAGTCGCAACATGTGGTGTCATGTATTCGCGCCTGGATGGATGAGCAGAAGAATTTGGTTGAGACATTGGCATCTAAGCTCAATGTTAAACAACAGCAAGTGATGCAGCttgcatttgaaaaaaa AGCACTTCTGGCAACAGTCAGAGAACTGCGACGAGCTAATTGCGCACTGACACAGAGAATAAAGCGTCTCCACAAGCCTTCTGTGTGCAGCAGAGGAACGAAGAGTGTGTATAATGGATACAGAACATCCCAAactttcgtttcaaattttcccaaCGGTCGAACCGATCCATCAAACTCCAACCATTCGCGTATAGGAAAA AAATCTTGTCTTGGTCCAATAAGAAATGCTCGTCGTACTTCAGTGTGCGGTAATTCTTGGTGGTTTCCAAAAATGGAACATTTGACTCAAGAGTTGAGAAGGAACAACCAGTGGTGGAGTAAAAATGCAATCAACAAGGCTGAGAGCGATCCTGGGCTGGACGAAAGTCGCGACTGTGGTTATCAGTCGTCGACGAGTAAGTGA
- the LOC107216547 gene encoding solute carrier family 66 member 2 isoform X1, giving the protein MGDIFEGYEELSITKLASYVASGAMIFGGVVPYIPQYREIKRKEDSEGFSLYVCLALLIANTLRILFWFGKHFETPLLLQSILMNITMLVMIKLCISVKNKNQIIKAKERVFTDLDIKFFWQWTDFQSYLDFILLFGAVGAVITYLFVDVLIFVEMVGLLAVLTEAMLGVPQLLHNFRNQSTDGMSITMVAMWTMGDTFKTCYFIAREAPVQFGICGALQVMVKEFDYNNDGLNDALKFELCFFAKIPINSVRLLLFFNYELRERNKLAMETMAALQYTIPTNVQRISIVGDLRLDQKILLHNQGIHDIYNYSTDINDFTLFELLTENARRKFAIQIANDKLTWERGFSVEKETVVQTEIFYSEEMIHYRPGLWEELKWTWIQYFAIFFLFASIGKYIIKIIFVKGYVRSYVIPPWKEK; this is encoded by the exons ATGGGTGACATTTTTGAAGGCTATGAAGAATTAAGCATCACAAAGCTGGCTAGCTACGTTGCTTCTGGAGCGATGATATTTGGTGGTGTTGTGCCATACATTCCTCAGTATCGAGAGATTAAACGTAAAGAGGATTCTGAAGGGTTTTCACTCTATGTATGTCTCGCGTTGCTTATTGCCAATACTTTACGCATCTTATTCTG GTTTGGAAAGCATTTCGAAACTCCTCTTTTACTTCAAAGCATACTGATGAATATAACCATGTTAGTCATGATAAAACTATGCATTAGCGTAAAGAACAAAAACCAGATCATCAAAGCAAAGGAGAGAGTCTTCACAG ATTTGGACATTAAATTCTTTTGGCAATGGACAGACTTTCAATCCTACCTGGATTTTATACTGCTATTTGGAGCAGTGGGTGCTGTGATCACGTATCTTTTTGTGGATGTGTTAATATTTGTTGAGATGGTTGGACTGCTCGCAGTTCTAACAGAAGCAATGCTTGGTGTTCCTCAATTGCTTCACAACTTCCGTAATCAGTCAACGGATGGAATGAG TATTACAATGGTGGCCATGTGGACCATGGGCGACACGTTCAAAACATGCTACTTCATTGCGCGCGAAGCTCCTGTGCAATTTGGAATATGTGGAGCTCTTCAAGTGATG GTAAAGGAATTTGACTACAATAACGATGGGCTAAACGATGctttgaaattcgaattgtGTTTCTTTGCAAAAATCCCGATAAATTCCGTCAGGCTTTTACTATTCTTCAACTACGAGTTGAGG GAGAGAAATAAACTGGCAATGGAAACAATGGCTGCTCTTCAATACACAATACCTACAAATGTTCAGAGAATCTCGATCGTTGGTGATTTGCGATTGGATCAGAAAATTCTATTGCACAATCAGGGCATCCAtgatatttacaattattctaCAGATATAAATGATTTTACACTGTTCGAATTGCTCACAGAAAATGCAAGAAGGAAAT TCGCGATTCAAATTGCAAATGACAAATTGACGTGGGAGAGAGGATTTTCCgtcgaaaaagaaactgtCGTACAAacggaaatattttattccgaGGAAATGATTCACTATCGGCCTGGACTATGGGaagaattgaagtggacatgGATTCAATacttcgcaatttttttcctctttgcTTCCATaggaaaatatataattaagaTTATATTCGTTAAGGGGTATGTTCGTAGTTATGTTATTCCACCATGGAAAGAGAAGTGA
- the LOC107216545 gene encoding conserved oligomeric Golgi complex subunit 4 — protein sequence MDQTVTEENLQQICAKLSDTEVAVNNELDLILSRYCHVEAKLQNISKVLPNLTIIHSEADKLGEMITFTNRLAENVSAKVRRLDLARSRVSECQNRVHDVLDLQLCSQGVATALRNEDYEQGAAHVHRYLSMDRQLLERTAQDVSGDHTSISSSLVTLQQAAHQLRTVITHKFDEAVKDEDLASVERFFKIFPLLGMHNEGLSKFCQYLCTKLQETAQKNLKAALDAKQTDKRASVIYADTMTLLFEGIARVIEIHQPIIETFYGPGKLLPTVVILQKECDRQIKKIIREFMVHRNVSKKVHAINELLRKQSADKIDPKDLDLLLGEITIMHSRAELYIRFLRRRISNDLEIGVANIDQRKDQLQEFELYIGKSELAHAMQELLGAYLALERYFLEESVNKAVGMDTLDQDQQTSSMLDDVFFIVRKCVRRAISSWSVDGVCAVVNMACGILEGEFASQLRSRLRQGYPAGYLDLAQAYNALQTSIQHGRLQASDTELARLMFLAYLNNTDVSIEHVETLTKSLGEEIATAFPNMREKERGKFDSCLAGLRGVTSTLRAVVDYGLEQLRASAVKPRVTPWVDSFLSLNHHINEDELLGYETEEPFVQTLVMNLEGLLQVFKGGLTPSNYDALIGILTAEVTARFEKVVLKSTFNRAGGLVLDKEIRALAGYLAAATSWSVRDKFARLTQIATVLSVEKVEELADYCGADAVAWRLTPAEVRRIASLRTDLRPEDIKRLKL from the exons ATGGATCAGACAGtgactgaagaaaatttgCAACAGATATGCGCGAAATTATCTGACACGGAG gtCGCTGTAAACAATGAATTGGATCTTATTTTGTCCAGATATTGCCATGTCGAAGCGAAATTGCAGAATATCAGTAAAGTTCTTCCTAATCTTACAATAATCCATTCCGAAGCTGACAAACTGGGAGAAATGATCACGTTTACCAACAGGCTTGCTGAAAATGTTAGCGCCAAAGTTAGACGACTGGATTTAGCACGT aGCAGAGTATCCGAGTGCCAGAATCGAGTGCACGATGTTCTCGATTTACAGCTGTGCAGTCAAGGTGTTGCTACAGCATTACGGAATGAGGATTATGAACAAGGTGCTGCCCATGTGCATCGCTATTTATCCATGGATAGGCAACTCCTGGAGCGAACAGCTCAAGACGTTTCTGGAGATCACACAAGCATTTCAAGTTCACTAGTTACACTTCAGCAGGCTGCGCACCAGCTCAGAACAGTCATAACTCACAAGTTTGACGAGGCGGTAAAAGACGAAGACTTGGCGTCTGTcgaacgattttttaaaatattcccTCTATTGGGAATGCACAACGAAGGCCTCAGCAAATTTTGCCAGTATCTGTGCACCAAG cTCCAAGAAACTGCACAAAAAAACTTAAAAGCTGCACTCGACGCTAAACAGACAGACAAGCGAGCATCAGTCATTTACGCGGACACAATGACCCTCTTGTTTGAAGGAATCGCACGAgtcattgaaattcatcaaCCAATTATAGAAACTTTTTACGGCCCTGGAAAGTTGCTACCTACAGTCGTCATTTTGCAAAAAGAATGTGATAG gcagataaaaaaaatcatcagaGAATTTATGGTACATAGAAATGTTTCGAAAAAAGTACATGCAATAAATGAACTGCTTCGCAAACAGAGTGCAGACAAAATTGATCCAAAGGATCTTGACTTACTCCTTGgggaaataacaataatgcaTTCTCGTGCCGAACTATACATCAGATTTCTACGAAGAAGAATAAGC AACGACTTGGAGATAGGTGTAGCGAACATTGATCAGCGAAAAGATCAACTTCAGGAATTTGAATTGTATATTGGTAAAAGTGAGCTAGCTCATGCGATGCAGGAGCTGCTAGGTGCTTATCTGGCATTGGAGAGATATTTTTTGGAGGAAAGCGTAAACAAAGCGGTTGGAATGGACACACTGGACCAAGATCAACAAACATCGAGTATGCTCGATGACGTTTTCTTCATAGTACGGAAATGTGTAAG ACGTGCTATCTCAAGCTGGAGCGTTGATGGTGTTTGCGCCGTTGTTAATATGGCCTGTGGCATTCTCGAAGGGGAATTTGCAAGCCAACTAAGAAGCAGACTGCGCCAAGGATATCCCGCAGGATACTTAGACTTGGCTCAAGCTTACAACGCTCTCCAGACGAGCATACAGCATGGTCGTTTACAAGCATCGGACACAGAACTTGCACGGCTCATGTTTTTG GCGTACCTGAACAATACGGACGTCAGCATCGAACATGTCGAAACATTGACAAAGAGCCTTGGGGAAGAGATTGCAACGGCATTTCCCAATATGCGAGAAAAAGAGAGGGGTAAATTTGACAGCTGTTTGGCTGGATTACGAGGCGTGACGTCAACTTTGCGTGCGGTTGTCGACTATGGGTTAGAACAGTTACGTGCAAGCGCTGTCAAACCTAGAGTAACGCCTTGGGTGGATTCATTTTTGTCGTTAAATCATCACATAAACGAG GATGAATTACTGGGATATGAAACCGAGGAACCGTTCGTTCAGACTCTCGTGATGAACTTGGAAGGGTTGCTGCAGGTGTTTAAAGGCGGACTCACACCTTCAAACTATGACGCACTGATCGGTATTCTCACAGCGGAAGTTACCGCCCGTTTCGAGAAAGTCGTTCTGAAATCAACTTTCAACAGG GCAGGCGGACTTGTACTTGACAAGGAAATACGAGCTCTGGCAGGCTACTTAGCCGCAGCAACTTCTTGGTCTGTGCGTGACAAGTTTGCAAGATTGACTCAAATCGCAACCGTTCTCAGTGTCGAAAAGGTTGAGGAACTCGCTGACTATTGTGGCGCTGATGCTGTCGCCTGGCGATTAACTCCTGCTGAGGTCAGACGCATCGCTTCTCTGAGAACAGACTTAAGACCTGAAGATATCAAGAGATTGAAATTGTAA